One window of the Nocardia huaxiensis genome contains the following:
- a CDS encoding MerR family transcriptional regulator yields MATEWSIQDLAKSAGTTSRTLRHYGELGLLPPSRIGSNGYRYYDQESLVRLQRILLLRELGLSLPVIGEVLAGEKDTAAALHTHLELLHQQQDRLARQIASVRTTLRKTEAGEPLMADEVFDGFDHTQYKDEVIERWGKDAYDRSNNWWNSMSDADKKAFMQTHLDIAADYGRAHAAGLPLDSDEVQAIVQRHYDWIALAWGGRRPEKVAFVNLGEMYVADPRFAINYDKHGEGTAEYVRDAMKVYAEAQL; encoded by the coding sequence GTGGCCACCGAATGGTCCATCCAAGACTTGGCCAAGTCGGCCGGAACCACCAGTCGCACCCTGCGGCACTACGGTGAGCTCGGCCTGCTGCCGCCCAGCCGGATCGGATCCAACGGATACCGCTATTACGACCAGGAATCCCTCGTGCGACTGCAGCGCATCCTGCTGCTGCGGGAACTGGGCCTGAGCCTACCGGTCATCGGTGAAGTTCTCGCGGGAGAAAAAGACACCGCTGCCGCACTGCACACGCACCTGGAATTGCTGCATCAGCAGCAGGACCGGCTCGCGCGGCAGATCGCCTCGGTGCGAACAACATTGCGCAAAACGGAAGCAGGTGAGCCACTCATGGCAGACGAAGTGTTCGACGGATTCGACCACACCCAGTACAAGGACGAGGTCATCGAGCGGTGGGGCAAGGATGCCTACGACCGCAGCAACAACTGGTGGAACAGCATGAGCGACGCCGACAAGAAGGCGTTCATGCAGACCCACCTCGATATCGCCGCCGACTACGGCCGCGCGCACGCCGCGGGGCTGCCACTCGACAGCGACGAGGTGCAGGCCATCGTGCAGCGGCATTACGACTGGATCGCACTCGCCTGGGGTGGAAGGCGCCCCGAGAAGGTCGCTTTCGTCAACCTCGGCGAAATGTATGTGGCCGATCCGCGATTCGCGATCAACTACGACAAGCACGGCGAAGGCACCGCCGAATATGTCCGTGACGCGATGAAGGTCTATGCCGAAGCACAGCTCTAA
- a CDS encoding EamA family transporter, whose protein sequence is MTTARTGAASYAGTLALAGLAPLVWGSTYAVTTEFLPPDRPLFTALMRALPAGLLLLAITRSLPRGRWIGRAAVLGMLNIGAFFPLLFLAAYRLPGGVAAVLGAAAPLIALGFAALALNEKLTLRKVLAGIIGLFGVALVVLRATAALDTIGVIAGLAGAASMAAGTVMTKRWGRPEGVGPLAMTGWQLTAGGLFLLPLALLVEGAPPALDLKAVGGYLYLGLIGTAVAYALWFRGIARTNATSIAFLGLLSPVSAAVIGWVALGQSLAPLQLAGMLIALGATLLGQLATAPRAAKPENASEQREAARTAA, encoded by the coding sequence ATGACCACCGCACGCACCGGCGCCGCCTCCTACGCCGGGACCCTGGCCCTCGCCGGACTCGCACCCCTCGTCTGGGGTTCCACCTACGCCGTCACCACCGAATTCCTGCCGCCGGACCGGCCGCTGTTCACCGCCCTCATGCGTGCGCTCCCCGCCGGACTGCTGCTGCTGGCCATCACCCGCAGCCTCCCGCGGGGCCGGTGGATCGGCCGCGCGGCCGTGCTCGGCATGCTGAACATCGGCGCGTTCTTCCCGCTGCTCTTCCTGGCCGCCTACCGCCTGCCCGGCGGCGTCGCCGCGGTACTCGGCGCGGCCGCCCCGCTCATCGCGCTCGGCTTCGCGGCCCTGGCCCTGAACGAAAAGCTCACGCTGCGAAAGGTTCTCGCGGGCATCATCGGACTGTTCGGCGTCGCGCTGGTGGTCCTGCGCGCCACCGCCGCCCTCGACACCATCGGTGTGATCGCCGGTCTGGCAGGCGCCGCGTCCATGGCCGCCGGCACCGTCATGACCAAGCGCTGGGGCCGCCCCGAAGGCGTCGGACCGCTCGCGATGACCGGCTGGCAGCTCACCGCGGGCGGCCTGTTCCTGCTGCCCCTGGCCCTGCTCGTCGAGGGCGCCCCGCCCGCCCTGGACCTGAAGGCCGTCGGCGGCTACCTGTACCTGGGCCTGATCGGCACCGCCGTCGCCTACGCCCTGTGGTTCCGCGGCATCGCCCGCACCAACGCCACCTCGATCGCCTTCCTCGGCCTGCTGAGCCCGGTGTCGGCCGCCGTCATCGGCTGGGTCGCGCTCGGTCAGTCGCTGGCCCCGCTGCAGCTGGCCGGCATGCTCATCGCCCTCGGCGCCACCCTGCTCGGCCAGCTGGCCACCGCACCCCGTGCCGCCAAGCCCGAAAACGCTTCGGAGCAGCGCGAAGCCGCGCGCACCGCGGCCTGA
- a CDS encoding MarR family winged helix-turn-helix transcriptional regulator: MPDAVDLITTAWNTARPDVDVSPMAVCARITRLSNVLDREFRDFFGAHGLEFWEFDVLATLLRSGSETGLTAGDLNKAAMRTSGAITNRIDKLAGKGFVERVPDATDRRSVRVQLTDTGRELVNKLLPLHVANEQRILAGLSGGDRDDLAGLLRKLAESLGDTALS; the protein is encoded by the coding sequence GTGCCCGACGCCGTCGACCTCATCACCACCGCCTGGAACACAGCCCGGCCCGACGTGGATGTCTCCCCCATGGCCGTGTGCGCCCGCATCACCCGGCTGTCCAATGTGCTGGACCGCGAGTTCCGGGACTTCTTCGGCGCACACGGACTCGAGTTCTGGGAGTTCGACGTCCTCGCCACCCTGCTGCGCTCCGGATCCGAAACCGGACTCACCGCAGGCGATTTGAACAAGGCCGCCATGCGGACCTCGGGGGCCATCACCAACCGCATCGACAAGCTGGCGGGCAAGGGATTCGTCGAACGCGTGCCCGACGCGACGGACCGCCGCTCGGTCCGGGTGCAGCTCACCGACACCGGGCGGGAACTGGTGAACAAGCTGCTGCCCCTGCACGTGGCCAATGAGCAGCGCATCCTCGCCGGACTCAGCGGCGGCGACCGCGACGACCTGGCCGGCCTGCTGCGCAAGCTGGCCGAATCACTGGGCGACACGGCGCTCAGCTAG
- a CDS encoding NAD(P)-dependent oxidoreductase gives MKITVFGAAGEVGGRVLAEALSRGHEVRAVSRSADRLRGLPREVEVFAGDAANPADVAAASAGSDLVISATRPVPGAEHELAVVAAALLKGLAGTGIRLLVVGGAGSLTVPGTGLTLAEQPDFPAELGPIAAGCGAQLAVFLAEGDGGEVDWAYLSPAALLEPGERTGRYRLGAHDLIADDEGNSSISMEDLAVVLLDEAERPKHHRTRFTAGY, from the coding sequence ATGAAGATCACAGTGTTCGGCGCAGCGGGCGAGGTCGGCGGCCGTGTGCTGGCCGAGGCCCTGAGCCGCGGACACGAGGTGCGCGCGGTGTCGCGATCGGCGGATCGCCTGCGCGGACTGCCGCGCGAGGTGGAGGTGTTCGCGGGCGATGCGGCGAACCCCGCGGACGTCGCGGCGGCGAGCGCGGGCAGCGATCTGGTCATCAGTGCCACGCGACCGGTGCCCGGCGCCGAGCACGAGCTCGCCGTGGTCGCCGCCGCCCTGCTGAAAGGCTTGGCGGGCACCGGGATTCGCCTGCTCGTGGTGGGCGGCGCGGGCAGCCTGACGGTCCCGGGCACCGGCCTGACGCTCGCCGAACAGCCGGACTTCCCCGCCGAACTGGGCCCCATCGCCGCCGGCTGCGGCGCGCAGCTGGCCGTGTTCCTCGCGGAAGGCGATGGGGGAGAGGTGGACTGGGCCTATCTGAGCCCCGCCGCACTCCTGGAGCCCGGCGAGCGGACCGGCCGGTACCGGCTCGGAGCCCATGACCTCATCGCCGATGACGAAGGGAACTCGTCGATTTCGATGGAGGATCTCGCGGTGGTCCTGCTCGACGAGGCCGAGCGCCCCAAGCATCACCGCACCCGCTTCACCGCCGGATACTGA
- a CDS encoding S1 family peptidase, which translates to MFTMGRARVLRWAATIGAVLSTTLLTGGVADAAPVVTLGGGSGVFVEQLGSNEIADCTLTAIGYDRDNRLVALTAGHCGEVGARIAAEYTRSGGIGVISNKDENMDWAVITLDPDRVLPTRQVAQSVINSVGTGPRVGDIACKNGRTTGYTCGLVWETKSTFFRSQVCANYGDSGGPVLVGDRLVGMIVAGQDLELGPVTIDLQPCKGQGDLLHTPEIATNIGSVLASIDRTGGPGAGFRAF; encoded by the coding sequence ATGTTCACAATGGGCCGCGCCCGAGTTCTGCGCTGGGCGGCCACCATCGGCGCTGTCCTGAGCACCACCCTCCTCACCGGCGGCGTCGCTGACGCTGCGCCGGTGGTGACCTTGGGCGGCGGCTCGGGCGTCTTCGTCGAGCAGCTCGGCAGCAACGAGATCGCCGACTGCACCCTCACCGCCATCGGCTACGACCGCGACAACCGTCTGGTGGCCCTGACCGCCGGACACTGCGGAGAGGTCGGGGCGCGCATTGCCGCCGAATACACCCGCAGCGGCGGCATCGGCGTCATCTCCAACAAGGACGAGAACATGGACTGGGCCGTCATCACCCTGGACCCGGACCGTGTGCTGCCCACCCGCCAGGTGGCGCAGTCGGTCATCAACAGCGTCGGCACCGGGCCCCGCGTCGGCGACATCGCCTGCAAGAACGGCCGCACCACCGGATACACCTGCGGGCTGGTGTGGGAGACCAAGTCCACGTTCTTCCGCAGCCAGGTGTGCGCCAACTACGGCGACTCGGGCGGGCCCGTGCTGGTGGGTGACCGTTTGGTCGGAATGATCGTTGCCGGACAGGATCTGGAGCTCGGCCCGGTCACCATCGACCTGCAGCCGTGCAAGGGTCAGGGCGACCTGCTGCACACGCCGGAGATCGCCACCAATATCGGCTCCGTGCTGGCGTCCATCGACCGCACCGGCGGGCCGGGCGCGGGGTTCCGCGCCTTCTGA